A region of Myxococcus stipitatus DSM 14675 DNA encodes the following proteins:
- a CDS encoding beta-propeller fold lactonase family protein, which translates to MSVVRRVLVSLLPCLVLAASASWAQTSSGFVNWEHPHVHPLELTPDGSRLLAVNTADNRLLVFSLASGTPVLTASIPVGLDPVSVRARSNTEAWVVNHVSDSVSIVDLTTSNVKATVPTDDEPADVAFAGSPQRAFISCSQVNRVLVLDASNPLATPTRLALQGEEPRALAVNAAGTQVYVAFFESGNRTTVLGGGNAMGSGGFPPNVVSSSAGPYGGVNPPPNSGSAFNPPKKTGNPNPPPVGLIVKKDASGRWLDDNRGDWTRFVSGTSAASSGRRAGWDLPDRDLAIINASTLAITYASGLMNLDMALSVHPGGRVVVVGTDSTNEVRFEPNLKGRFLRVLAASVDPANPATVARFDLNPHLTYTTPTLPQATRDVALGDPRGIAWNTAGTRAYVTGMGSNNVAVMDDTGARITQINVGEGPTGVVLSGTRLYVLNKFAASLSVIDTATNTELFRVPFFDPTPVAIKAGRPHLYDTHKSSGLGHVACASCHIDGRLDRLAWDLGDPSGNMKAVTGQNLGMGIPGLTAGFQSWHTMKGPITTQTLQDIIGKEPLHWRGDRAGLEEFNDAFQSLQGDDTLLTLVEMQQFENFLATLTFPPNPFRNLDNSLPTSLPLPGHFTTGRFGTAGQPLPNGNAVNGLRIYRPPRLLDSGRFACATCHTLPTGMGADVLWNGNQFVPFAGGPSGERHTGLISVDGFSNVTMKISQLRNLYEKVGMEFTQTSNLAGFGFSHDGGVDSIARFLTLPVFTLQSDQEVADMVAFMLAFSGSDLPKGTNTTVAEPPGPDSKDTHAAVGKQVTLTSASPTPAQTTTLTALLSLADTGKVGLVVKGLQGGVARGFTYMGGGLFQTDRAAETVTASLLQTLARAGGELTYTVVPKGSEVRIGIDRDLDGALDRDELDRGTRPDDPASRISP; encoded by the coding sequence ATGTCGGTCGTCCGAAGGGTGCTGGTCTCGTTGTTGCCGTGCCTGGTGCTGGCCGCGAGCGCTTCCTGGGCTCAAACCTCCAGCGGCTTCGTGAACTGGGAGCATCCCCATGTGCATCCCCTGGAGCTGACGCCGGATGGCTCCCGCCTCCTGGCCGTCAACACCGCGGACAACCGACTGCTGGTGTTCTCCCTCGCCAGCGGCACGCCCGTCCTCACCGCGTCCATCCCCGTGGGACTCGACCCCGTGTCCGTGCGCGCTCGAAGCAACACGGAGGCCTGGGTCGTCAACCACGTCTCCGACAGCGTCAGCATCGTCGACCTCACCACCTCCAACGTGAAGGCCACCGTCCCCACCGACGATGAGCCCGCCGACGTCGCCTTCGCAGGCTCTCCCCAGCGCGCCTTCATCTCCTGCTCGCAGGTCAATCGCGTCCTCGTCCTCGACGCCTCCAATCCCCTCGCCACGCCCACCCGCCTGGCCCTGCAAGGCGAGGAGCCTCGCGCGCTCGCCGTCAACGCGGCGGGCACCCAGGTCTATGTGGCCTTCTTCGAGTCCGGCAATCGCACGACCGTCCTCGGCGGCGGCAACGCCATGGGCAGCGGCGGCTTTCCTCCCAACGTCGTGAGCAGCAGCGCCGGCCCCTACGGCGGCGTCAATCCACCGCCCAACTCCGGCAGCGCCTTCAACCCACCGAAGAAGACAGGCAATCCCAACCCGCCTCCCGTCGGCCTCATCGTGAAGAAGGACGCCAGCGGCCGCTGGCTGGATGACAACCGGGGCGACTGGACCCGCTTCGTCTCCGGCACCAGCGCCGCTTCATCCGGACGCCGCGCCGGCTGGGACCTGCCCGACCGGGACCTCGCCATCATCAACGCCTCCACGCTCGCCATCACCTACGCCAGCGGACTGATGAACCTGGACATGGCCCTGTCCGTCCATCCCGGGGGCCGCGTCGTCGTCGTGGGCACCGACTCGACGAACGAGGTCCGCTTCGAGCCCAACCTCAAGGGCCGCTTCCTCCGCGTCCTCGCCGCCTCTGTCGACCCCGCCAATCCCGCAACCGTCGCCCGCTTCGACCTCAACCCTCACCTCACGTACACCACGCCCACGCTGCCCCAGGCGACTCGCGACGTGGCGCTCGGAGACCCGCGCGGCATCGCCTGGAACACCGCGGGCACTCGCGCCTACGTGACGGGCATGGGCTCCAACAACGTCGCCGTGATGGACGACACCGGCGCACGCATCACCCAAATCAACGTCGGCGAGGGCCCCACCGGCGTCGTGCTCTCGGGCACCCGCCTCTACGTCCTCAACAAGTTCGCGGCCAGCCTGTCCGTCATCGACACCGCCACGAACACCGAGCTCTTCCGCGTGCCGTTCTTCGACCCCACCCCCGTCGCCATCAAGGCCGGCCGGCCCCACCTCTATGACACCCACAAGAGCTCGGGCCTGGGCCACGTCGCCTGTGCGTCGTGTCACATCGACGGACGGCTCGACCGGCTCGCGTGGGACCTGGGGGACCCTTCCGGAAACATGAAGGCCGTCACCGGACAGAACCTGGGCATGGGCATCCCCGGGCTGACGGCGGGCTTCCAGTCGTGGCACACGATGAAGGGCCCCATCACCACCCAGACACTCCAGGACATCATCGGCAAGGAGCCGCTGCACTGGCGCGGAGACCGCGCGGGACTCGAGGAGTTCAACGACGCCTTCCAGAGCCTCCAAGGCGACGACACCCTCCTCACCCTCGTGGAGATGCAGCAGTTCGAGAACTTCCTCGCCACGCTCACCTTCCCACCCAATCCCTTCCGCAACCTCGACAACTCCCTGCCCACCAGCCTGCCCCTGCCCGGCCACTTCACCACCGGCCGCTTCGGCACCGCCGGCCAACCCCTGCCCAACGGGAACGCGGTCAACGGCCTGCGCATCTACCGCCCACCGCGCCTCCTCGACTCGGGCCGCTTCGCGTGCGCGACGTGCCACACGCTGCCCACGGGCATGGGCGCGGACGTGCTGTGGAATGGCAACCAGTTCGTCCCCTTCGCCGGAGGCCCCAGCGGCGAGCGCCACACGGGCCTCATCTCGGTGGATGGGTTCTCGAACGTGACGATGAAGATTTCGCAACTGCGCAACCTCTACGAGAAGGTCGGCATGGAGTTCACGCAGACGTCGAACCTCGCGGGCTTCGGCTTCTCGCATGACGGCGGCGTGGACTCGATTGCGCGCTTCCTCACCCTGCCCGTGTTCACCCTCCAGAGCGACCAGGAGGTGGCCGACATGGTGGCCTTCATGCTGGCGTTCTCCGGCTCGGACCTGCCCAAGGGCACGAACACCACCGTCGCCGAGCCCCCCGGCCCCGACAGCAAGGACACCCACGCGGCCGTCGGCAAGCAGGTGACGTTGACCTCGGCCAGCCCCACGCCCGCGCAGACGACCACTCTGACCGCGCTCCTCTCCCTCGCCGACACCGGCAAGGTGGGCCTCGTCGTCAAGGGCCTCCAGGGCGGCGTGGCGCGAGGATTCACATACATGGGCGGCGGCCTCTTCCAGACCGACCGCGCGGCCGAGACTGTCACCGCGTCCCTGCTGCAAACCCTCGCACGCGCCGGAGGCGAGCTGACCTACACCGTGGTGCCCAAGGGCTCCGAGGTCCGCATCGGCATCGACCGGGACCTGGACGGCGCGCTGGACCGCGATGAGCTGGACCGGGGCACGCGCCCCGATGACCCGGCCAGCCGCATCAGCCCTTGA
- a CDS encoding serine hydrolase, protein MLWNRVGRWRGAPSKVVGCRETLGGRVASVVVLGGLAVSWLTGADAPRPATQWLHRAEESARVARVEAGLEAVPLPGGGQRRLTLAEWMALYELPGLSIAVFEGNSLRWAKSFGVTRAGGAEPVTLETLFQAGSISKPMTALAVAHHAQRGRWSLDEDVNGRLVSWKVPDSPFTRKEKVTLRRLLSHSAGLPMHGFDGYAAGAPVPTLVESLEGKAPANSPPVRVVAEPGAVARYSNLGLSVVQQVMVDVLERPFARIMHETVLRPLDMKHSTFEQPLPPALVPLAATGTHADGSSLPGGWHTYPDQAAAGLWTTPSDLARFAIEVSKARAGTSRRVVSWAMAKELLSRQGPGPTGPKPPPPWQQERFGLGFRLQEDPSYFAHGGWVEGYRSQLVAYSNTGSGVVLMTNSDNGRFLLAMLADAVAREYGWKGHVFIPRGPYGTADLLVRLEGVDTALAWFKERHAAGVPEHQSSEALGGLGNDLLGSGKVADAVKVFEVNVALFPQDVEAHVGLARGYIQAGRADAAIARLEKSLVLAPKHEEALKLLESLGARP, encoded by the coding sequence ATGCTCTGGAACAGGGTCGGGCGTTGGCGCGGCGCGCCATCGAAGGTCGTGGGGTGTCGAGAGACCCTGGGGGGCCGGGTCGCCTCGGTGGTTGTCCTTGGGGGCCTGGCTGTTTCATGGCTCACGGGGGCGGATGCACCCAGGCCCGCGACGCAGTGGCTGCACCGCGCCGAGGAGTCCGCCCGCGTGGCGCGCGTGGAGGCGGGGCTGGAGGCCGTGCCGCTGCCCGGCGGTGGGCAGCGGCGCCTGACGCTCGCGGAGTGGATGGCGCTCTACGAGCTCCCCGGGCTGAGCATCGCGGTGTTCGAGGGGAACTCGCTGCGCTGGGCGAAGTCCTTCGGGGTGACGCGGGCGGGAGGCGCTGAGCCCGTCACGCTGGAGACGCTGTTCCAGGCGGGCTCCATCAGCAAGCCGATGACGGCGCTCGCGGTGGCGCACCATGCGCAGCGGGGGCGCTGGTCGCTCGATGAGGACGTCAACGGCAGGCTGGTGTCGTGGAAGGTGCCGGACAGTCCCTTCACGCGAAAGGAGAAGGTGACGCTGCGGCGTCTGCTCAGCCACAGCGCGGGACTGCCGATGCATGGCTTTGATGGGTACGCGGCGGGAGCGCCGGTGCCCACGTTGGTGGAGAGCCTGGAAGGCAAGGCGCCGGCGAACTCGCCTCCGGTGCGCGTGGTGGCGGAGCCGGGAGCGGTGGCGCGCTACAGCAACCTGGGGCTGAGCGTCGTCCAGCAGGTGATGGTGGATGTGCTGGAGCGGCCCTTCGCGCGCATCATGCACGAGACGGTGTTGCGGCCCCTGGACATGAAGCACAGCACCTTCGAGCAGCCGCTGCCCCCGGCGCTCGTGCCGCTGGCGGCGACGGGGACTCACGCGGATGGCTCGAGTCTTCCGGGGGGATGGCACACGTATCCGGACCAGGCCGCCGCCGGGCTGTGGACGACGCCGTCGGACCTGGCGCGCTTCGCCATCGAGGTCTCGAAGGCGCGGGCGGGGACGTCTCGGCGGGTGGTGTCTTGGGCGATGGCGAAGGAGCTGTTGTCGCGACAGGGGCCGGGGCCGACGGGGCCGAAGCCTCCGCCGCCGTGGCAGCAGGAGCGCTTCGGGCTGGGCTTCCGACTCCAGGAGGACCCGAGCTACTTCGCCCATGGGGGCTGGGTGGAGGGCTATCGCTCGCAGCTGGTGGCGTACTCGAACACGGGCAGCGGCGTGGTGCTGATGACCAACTCCGACAACGGGCGGTTCCTCCTGGCGATGCTCGCCGACGCCGTGGCGCGGGAGTATGGCTGGAAGGGGCATGTCTTCATTCCCCGAGGGCCGTATGGGACGGCGGACCTGCTTGTCCGGCTCGAGGGCGTGGACACCGCGCTGGCGTGGTTCAAGGAGCGGCACGCCGCGGGCGTGCCCGAGCACCAGTCCTCGGAGGCGCTGGGCGGGCTGGGGAATGACTTGCTGGGGAGTGGGAAGGTCGCCGACGCGGTGAAGGTGTTCGAGGTGAACGTCGCGCTCTTCCCCCAGGACGTGGAGGCGCACGTCGGCCTCGCGCGAGGGTACATCCAGGCGGGCCGCGCGGACGCGGCCATCGCCCGTCTCGAGAAGTCGCTCGTGCTGGCGCCGAAGCACGAAGAGGCGCTGAAGCTGCTGGAGTCGCTCGGCGCGCGTCCGTGA
- a CDS encoding sensor histidine kinase, with protein sequence MKRRREPWPHDLQVLALVWLAGIPGVVASLALVWTGDFSSKVRWTLTTLVVGVFLGVGLLVRERVTRPLHALANLLAALREGDYSTRGRGARAGDALGEVLLEVNALGDTLREQRLGALEAGALLEQVMEEIDVGVLAFDAAGTLRLVNRAGEKLLGQSRSQLMGKGAGALGLADLLEGPAPRRLSRTFAEEGGPYELRRGGFRQGGLPHHLVVLADLRLALREQEREAWRRLVRVLSHEINNSLSPIQSIAESLRDLLMQEPRPSDWEDDAKSGLGIVARRSEALARFMSAYARLARLPPPVLAGVEVDGWVRRVAALETRRPVEVRAGPALVVRGDSDQLEQMLINLVRNAVDAVLTESQASQVWVSWAVLSPGAVEVWVEDEGAGLADTGNLFVPFFTTKPQGSGIGLALCRQIAEAHGGTLRLENRPEGRGCRARLKLPLEGHNATASPG encoded by the coding sequence GTGAAGCGGCGGCGCGAGCCCTGGCCACATGACCTGCAGGTGCTCGCGCTGGTGTGGCTCGCGGGCATTCCAGGCGTGGTGGCCTCGCTCGCGCTGGTGTGGACGGGAGACTTCTCCTCGAAGGTCCGCTGGACGCTCACCACGCTGGTGGTGGGCGTCTTCCTGGGCGTGGGCCTGTTGGTGCGGGAGCGGGTGACGCGCCCGCTGCACGCCCTGGCCAACCTCCTGGCGGCGCTGCGCGAGGGGGACTACTCCACGCGCGGCCGCGGGGCGCGTGCGGGCGATGCGCTGGGCGAGGTCCTCCTGGAGGTGAATGCCCTGGGCGACACGCTGCGCGAGCAGCGGCTGGGCGCGCTGGAGGCGGGCGCGCTGCTCGAGCAGGTGATGGAGGAGATTGACGTCGGGGTGCTGGCCTTCGACGCCGCGGGGACGCTGCGGCTGGTGAACCGTGCGGGCGAGAAGCTCCTGGGCCAGTCGCGCTCCCAGTTGATGGGCAAGGGCGCGGGGGCGCTGGGGCTGGCGGACCTGCTGGAGGGGCCGGCGCCTCGGCGGCTGTCGCGCACCTTCGCGGAGGAGGGCGGGCCCTACGAGCTGCGGCGCGGAGGCTTCCGGCAAGGGGGCCTGCCGCACCACCTGGTGGTGCTGGCGGACCTGCGGCTGGCGCTGCGCGAGCAGGAGCGCGAGGCGTGGCGCCGGCTGGTGCGGGTGCTGAGCCATGAAATCAACAACTCGCTGTCACCCATCCAGTCCATCGCGGAGTCGCTGAGGGACCTGCTGATGCAGGAGCCGCGTCCCTCCGACTGGGAGGACGACGCGAAGAGCGGCCTGGGCATCGTCGCGCGGCGCTCGGAGGCCCTGGCGCGCTTCATGTCCGCGTATGCGCGGCTGGCGCGCCTGCCTCCGCCGGTGCTCGCGGGCGTGGAGGTGGACGGCTGGGTGCGGCGCGTGGCGGCGCTGGAGACGCGGCGTCCGGTGGAGGTGCGGGCGGGGCCGGCGCTGGTGGTCCGAGGGGACTCGGACCAGCTCGAGCAGATGCTCATCAACCTGGTGCGCAACGCGGTGGACGCGGTGCTGACGGAGTCCCAGGCGAGCCAGGTCTGGGTGTCCTGGGCGGTGCTGTCGCCCGGCGCGGTGGAGGTCTGGGTGGAGGACGAAGGTGCGGGCCTGGCGGACACGGGCAACCTCTTCGTGCCCTTCTTCACGACCAAGCCCCAGGGCAGCGGCATCGGCCTGGCGCTGTGCCGGCAGATTGCCGAGGCCCACGGCGGCACCCTCCGGTTGGAGAACCGCCCCGAGGGGCGGGGGTGCCGCGCGAGACTCAAGCTGCCCCTGGAAGGGCACAACGCCACCGCGAGCCCGGGCTGA
- a CDS encoding sigma-54-dependent transcriptional regulator, whose amino-acid sequence MSEPQPVFSPTTPVVPPTTPAPAPAPVSAPAARPSRILVADDQADVLEALRLLLKRDGHAVVTAQSPAGALATLETEDVDLVLMDLNYARDTTSGKEGMDLLSRIRAQDATLPVVVMTAWGSVEGAVEAMRGGARDYVQKPWDNTRLLATLRTQLELSRALKRSRRLEDENQHLRRAQSGLPDLVSESRAMVPVRRMIERVAPSAANVLVTGEHGTGKEVVARLLHASSTRADRAFVAVNSGGLSEGVFESELFGHVKGAFTDAKTDRTGCFELADGGTLFLDEIGNMPLSQQAKLLRVLQTGELHPVGSSKTRRVDVRVVSATNVDLAKAVAEGRFREDLLYRLNTVEIPLPALRERREDIPLLASHFLAEHGKRYGRNTLRMTPGALEALLAYPWPGNVRELEHAVERALLMSVGDEVSAEDLLLRRAGREGLSRLEEMTLEEVERYLIERALARQEGNVSEAAKGLGLSRSALYRRLQYYGIKGAR is encoded by the coding sequence GTGTCCGAGCCCCAACCTGTCTTCTCCCCCACCACCCCCGTTGTCCCACCCACCACCCCCGCGCCCGCGCCCGCGCCCGTGTCCGCTCCGGCGGCCCGGCCCTCGCGCATCCTCGTCGCGGATGACCAGGCCGACGTGCTGGAGGCCCTGCGCCTGCTCCTGAAGCGGGACGGGCACGCCGTCGTCACGGCGCAGTCGCCCGCGGGCGCGCTCGCCACCCTCGAGACCGAGGACGTGGACCTGGTCCTCATGGACCTGAACTACGCACGCGACACCACCTCCGGGAAGGAGGGCATGGACCTGCTGAGCCGCATCCGCGCGCAGGACGCGACGCTGCCCGTGGTGGTGATGACCGCCTGGGGCAGCGTGGAGGGCGCGGTGGAGGCCATGCGCGGCGGCGCGCGCGACTACGTGCAGAAGCCGTGGGACAACACGCGCCTGCTCGCCACGCTGCGCACGCAGCTGGAGCTGTCCCGGGCGCTCAAGCGCAGCCGCCGGCTGGAGGACGAGAACCAGCACCTGCGCCGCGCCCAGTCGGGGCTGCCCGACCTGGTGTCCGAGTCGCGCGCCATGGTGCCGGTGCGGCGGATGATCGAGCGCGTGGCGCCCTCCGCGGCCAACGTGCTGGTGACGGGGGAGCACGGCACGGGCAAGGAAGTGGTGGCCCGGCTTCTCCACGCCTCGTCCACCCGGGCGGACCGCGCCTTCGTGGCGGTCAACTCCGGCGGCCTGTCGGAGGGCGTCTTCGAGAGCGAGCTGTTCGGCCACGTGAAGGGCGCCTTCACCGACGCGAAGACGGACCGCACGGGCTGCTTCGAGCTGGCGGACGGAGGCACGCTCTTCCTGGATGAGATTGGCAACATGCCGCTGTCGCAGCAGGCGAAGCTCCTGCGCGTGCTCCAGACGGGGGAGCTGCACCCGGTGGGCTCGTCCAAGACGCGGCGCGTGGACGTGCGCGTGGTGAGCGCCACCAACGTGGACCTGGCCAAGGCCGTGGCGGAGGGCCGCTTCCGCGAGGACCTCCTGTACCGCCTCAACACGGTGGAGATTCCGCTGCCCGCGCTGCGCGAGCGGCGCGAGGACATCCCGCTGCTGGCCTCGCACTTCCTGGCCGAGCACGGCAAGCGCTACGGCCGCAACACCCTGCGGATGACGCCGGGCGCGCTGGAGGCGCTGCTGGCCTACCCGTGGCCGGGCAACGTGCGTGAGCTGGAGCACGCGGTGGAGCGCGCGCTGCTGATGTCCGTGGGCGACGAGGTGTCGGCGGAGGACCTGCTGCTGCGCCGCGCGGGCCGCGAGGGCCTGTCCCGCCTGGAGGAGATGACGCTGGAGGAGGTGGAGCGCTACCTCATCGAGCGCGCGCTCGCGCGGCAGGAGGGCAACGTGAGCGAGGCGGCCAAGGGACTGGGCTTGTCTCGCAGCGCGCTGTACCGTCGGCTCCAGTACTACGGAATCAAGGGAGCACGGTGA
- a CDS encoding ABC transporter permease — MLSDVTMDVRYALRTLRKSPAFTLAAVLVLALGIGVTTALFSMVDAVLLRPLPFPEPERLVVLSAEQPQQQGRSRYSLPNYEDLASQLTQIHPLSAVSADLLNRTGSGDAEMVRGAMVVGDFFGAFGVTAALGRTFTGEERDAPRVVLSHARWLKEGGTPQVLGSTMTLSGQPYTVVGVMPPSFQIPNPSTEVWLPFDSLPGAATSRDRTERGHRAFGVMGRLAPGATLESARHEMKVVGARLGEEKDTELLVGVMRFQDLVTRDVSRLLWVMLGAVSLVLLLAAANVAHLQLARAAARQRELGIRVALGAGRGRLVRQLLTESLLLALMGGVGGVLLALWTTDLVLMVGGGRLPRASDMGINGRVLAFALGVTLTTGVGVGLLPALRKSRMSPASVLGRGATESARSRAHSMLVVAEVALALMLVCGAGLMLKSFWRLYQADPGLDPKGVLVARLALPAIRYGSAEQASAFHLALTSRLAARPEVAAVGVGVSLPAGGSIGRAGYWAEGTEDVSPRPHALFNVATPGFLEALRVPLLAGRRLAESDGADAPRVMVVSERFAREVFPGLDAVGRRVSFGGSDAAGNPLWTTVVGVVRDVAYAGITAGHEPTVYVPMGQEGTTDGQLAVRAVGDLAPQALEAVVREELRALDSMVALAQVATLEERLSTDLGLPRFRAVLLGAFGVLALVLAAVGIYGVMSYSVAQREQEMGVRLALGARSADVLRLVVGQSLRRVGWGLALGLVGTLSAHRAVEGLLYGMEALDVGVMASVCLLLLVTAWLASWLPARRAAGVDPASVLRGG, encoded by the coding sequence ATGTTGAGCGATGTGACGATGGACGTGCGCTACGCCCTGCGCACCCTGCGGAAGTCGCCGGCCTTCACGCTGGCGGCGGTGCTGGTGCTGGCCCTGGGCATCGGCGTGACGACGGCGCTGTTCAGCATGGTGGACGCGGTGCTGCTGCGCCCGCTGCCCTTCCCGGAGCCGGAGCGGCTGGTGGTGCTCTCGGCGGAGCAACCGCAGCAGCAGGGCCGGTCGCGCTACAGCCTCCCCAACTACGAGGACCTGGCGAGCCAGCTCACCCAGATTCACCCGCTGAGCGCGGTGTCCGCCGACCTCCTCAACCGCACGGGCTCGGGTGACGCGGAGATGGTTCGCGGGGCCATGGTGGTGGGGGACTTCTTCGGCGCGTTTGGCGTGACGGCCGCGCTGGGGAGGACCTTCACCGGGGAAGAGCGCGACGCGCCCAGGGTGGTGCTCTCGCATGCGCGGTGGCTGAAGGAGGGCGGGACGCCCCAGGTGCTGGGCTCGACCATGACGTTGAGCGGGCAGCCCTACACGGTGGTGGGCGTGATGCCGCCGTCCTTCCAGATTCCCAACCCCTCCACGGAGGTCTGGCTCCCGTTCGACAGCCTGCCGGGCGCGGCCACGTCGAGAGACCGCACGGAGCGCGGCCATCGCGCCTTCGGGGTGATGGGGCGGCTGGCGCCCGGGGCCACGCTGGAGTCGGCGCGCCACGAGATGAAGGTCGTGGGCGCGCGGCTGGGCGAGGAGAAGGACACGGAGCTGCTGGTGGGGGTGATGCGCTTCCAGGACCTGGTCACCCGGGATGTGAGTCGCCTGTTGTGGGTGATGCTGGGCGCGGTGTCGCTGGTGCTGCTGCTGGCGGCGGCGAACGTGGCGCACCTCCAGCTGGCGCGCGCGGCGGCCCGGCAGCGGGAGCTGGGCATCCGCGTGGCGCTGGGCGCCGGGCGTGGAAGGCTGGTGCGGCAGCTCCTCACGGAGAGCCTGCTGCTCGCGTTGATGGGCGGCGTGGGCGGCGTGCTGCTGGCGCTGTGGACCACGGACCTGGTGTTGATGGTGGGAGGCGGCCGGCTGCCCCGCGCGAGCGACATGGGCATCAACGGCCGCGTCCTCGCGTTCGCGCTGGGGGTGACGCTGACGACCGGGGTGGGGGTGGGGCTCTTGCCGGCGTTGAGGAAGAGCCGGATGTCGCCTGCCTCGGTCCTGGGACGGGGGGCGACGGAGTCGGCTCGGAGCCGCGCGCACTCGATGCTGGTGGTGGCGGAGGTGGCGCTGGCGCTGATGCTCGTCTGCGGGGCGGGGTTGATGCTCAAGAGCTTCTGGCGGCTGTACCAGGCGGACCCGGGCCTGGACCCCAAGGGGGTGCTGGTCGCGCGGCTGGCGCTGCCCGCCATCCGGTATGGCTCCGCGGAGCAGGCGTCGGCGTTCCATCTGGCGCTGACGTCACGCCTCGCCGCGCGTCCGGAGGTCGCCGCCGTGGGGGTGGGCGTGAGCCTCCCCGCGGGGGGCTCCATCGGCCGCGCCGGCTACTGGGCGGAAGGGACGGAGGACGTCTCCCCTCGGCCCCATGCGCTGTTCAACGTCGCCACGCCGGGGTTCCTGGAGGCGCTGAGGGTGCCGCTGCTCGCGGGACGCCGGCTCGCCGAGTCGGATGGGGCCGATGCCCCGCGCGTCATGGTGGTCAGCGAGCGCTTCGCCCGGGAGGTCTTCCCCGGCCTGGACGCGGTGGGCCGGCGCGTCAGCTTCGGCGGGAGCGACGCGGCCGGCAACCCCCTCTGGACGACGGTGGTCGGCGTGGTCCGGGATGTCGCGTACGCGGGCATCACGGCCGGACACGAGCCCACCGTCTACGTGCCCATGGGGCAGGAGGGGACCACGGACGGGCAGCTCGCCGTGCGGGCCGTGGGAGACCTGGCGCCCCAGGCCTTGGAAGCGGTGGTGCGCGAGGAGCTGCGCGCGCTGGATTCGATGGTGGCGCTCGCGCAGGTGGCGACGCTGGAAGAAAGATTGTCCACGGACTTGGGATTGCCGAGATTCCGAGCCGTGTTGCTGGGGGCCTTCGGCGTGCTGGCACTGGTGCTGGCCGCGGTGGGCATCTACGGCGTCATGTCCTATTCCGTGGCACAACGAGAGCAAGAGATGGGTGTGAGACTGGCCCTGGGCGCTCGTTCGGCGGATGTCCTGCGACTGGTGGTGGGCCAGTCGCTTCGCCGTGTGGGATGGGGCCTGGCGCTGGGACTGGTGGGCACGTTGTCGGCGCACCGGGCCGTGGAAGGTCTGCTGTACGGAATGGAGGCCCTGGATGTCGGAGTCATGGCCTCCGTCTGCTTGCTGTTACTGGTCACCGCCTGGCTGGCGAGCTGGCTCCCGGCTCGTCGTGCGGCGGGCGTGGACCCGGCCTCCGTGCTGCGTGGAGGCTGA
- a CDS encoding ABC transporter ATP-binding protein — MSSPLISLRQIEKSYPLAGGRVWVLRNIDLDIQAGEFVTMMGPSGAGKSTLLSVMGMLDAEWKGEYFLDGHAVHGMKLKERGELSRRTIGFVFQQYHLLDNLTVAENLEVPLSYRDLKRGEREALVGDMLDRFQLVGKKDLFPSQLSGGQQQLVGIARALIASPKVLLADEPTGNLHSQQAKNIMEVFQTLNKQGTTIIQVTHSEANAAYGNRIIQLADGWLQK, encoded by the coding sequence ATGTCCTCCCCTCTGATTTCCCTGCGGCAGATCGAGAAGTCCTATCCCCTGGCCGGAGGTCGCGTCTGGGTGCTGCGCAACATCGACCTGGACATCCAGGCCGGTGAGTTCGTCACGATGATGGGCCCGTCCGGCGCGGGGAAGTCCACGCTGCTGTCGGTGATGGGCATGCTCGACGCCGAGTGGAAGGGCGAGTACTTCCTCGACGGCCACGCCGTGCACGGGATGAAGCTCAAGGAGCGCGGCGAGCTGTCGCGGCGCACCATCGGCTTCGTCTTCCAGCAGTACCACCTGCTGGACAACCTCACGGTGGCGGAGAACCTGGAGGTGCCGCTGTCCTACCGCGACTTGAAGCGCGGGGAGCGCGAGGCGCTGGTGGGCGACATGCTGGACCGCTTCCAGCTCGTGGGGAAGAAGGACCTGTTCCCCTCGCAGCTCTCCGGCGGTCAGCAGCAATTGGTGGGCATCGCCCGCGCGCTCATCGCCTCGCCCAAGGTGCTGCTGGCGGACGAGCCCACGGGAAACCTCCACTCGCAGCAGGCGAAGAACATCATGGAGGTGTTCCAGACGCTCAACAAGCAGGGCACCACCATCATCCAGGTGACCCACTCGGAGGCCAACGCGGCCTACGGAAATCGCATCATCCAGCTCGCGGACGGCTGGCTCCAGAAGTGA